The DNA segment AGTTTTCCCTCAGACCTGTAGTTATCTCTTTGAAATTTCTTACTGCATAGCGTACTGTACCCTTGAGCTATCCTTCTCAGTCTACCACTTCATCAGAATAGGGCTGCCATTCTCAAAATGAATGACAGAGTTGACTCTTGGTGTGAAATGCTCAAACTACTGCTCCAATTCACTTGACGTGTCAACCCTCGTAAGTCACTAGGATTGCTGTTTTTCTGCTGGGACCAAGGGCCGACTGTAAGCTGAGGCTCGCAGCTAATCTCGTGGCAGGCTTCCGAACTTCCTTTGAGCAGTGAACTTTGTTCTAACATCCTTGCTTGCTGCCCCTCGAACATTGTTGATCACCAGCAGAATCGGTCTGTTCATTTCATACAGTCGTCGTGCTCGCATGTAATTGCATAGTGTAGAAGAAATAACCCTAGTCCCATTGCAGTCAGTTTACAGACTTTAATTTAATGCGTAATTTGCAATGTGCCTAAAGTAGCACATAAGTTGACATGAGAAAAGTAAACATGGAATGAACTCTAACCACCAATATGCGCAGAAAAACAGGGATcaaaggaatgaaatgaaagttcGCACGGTCTATGTTCAGAGACACGGCACAATGTGTAGCATCACCTTTCAATGGACTCGTTCCATTTTGTGGCGCTGCACTGCTGGAGGTTTCACCCACTTTCTAAGCGAGTCCAatgttgctgctggtgcttgagGTCTGATGTGGGGTGCAATATCTGGAGCGCTAGTAGTGTGGTATGGTGCCGTCTAACCCCACAGCCAAGCGCCTTCTAATTTGAACGGAGAGCGTGCCCTCCTCTCCCGGCGCAGGTCAAAGGGCAAGCGTGCACTTTCCTGTCCCTCTAAAGAATGTTTTTCTGTTCCCTGCCAGTCATCTGGAGAGTCATCTTTCTCCGCACTTGCTCCCAACTCACGACATGTGAGTAGCGGGAAGCTGTTGTCTCTGAAGAGATTCCTGTCATCCTCAGTGGTCTGAAGCCACCGTGATGGCTAAGGCAGCAACTGCCAGTTCATCGAGCTTTGCACTGAAGCCGCCCACAGCGATCACATTCGACCGGTCATCGGAATGATCAGCCTGGATACTGGACTTTGACGATTACCGCCACGCATCCGGTCTCAACAGGCAAGACCAGGGACGCAGGCGCAAACATTACTCTGCGTGATGGGCCGCCAAGCCAGATAGATGTTCAACATGTTCACTCTCCACTGAAGACGCGAAGAACTATCACCTTGTCAAGGGAAAGTTTGACTGACACTTCGTTGAAAGAATGAAGTTGACGAATCAGCATGCTTCAACTTGTGCGAACAGGAGCCCACAGAGACAGTCGACGAATACATCATTCTGCTCTACAACATGCCAGTCTGTTGCGATTATGGTGAACTGCGGGATCGATTAATCCTGGCCGTTTCATTTTCGGTCTCCGTGACAAAAGACTTTTGGGAGCATTCCAGCTAGATACTGGCCTTACCCTCGTCAAAGCATTCTCCAAGACTCGACAGAAGGACTAAGTGCATCATCAACAATAGTTGCTTCAAGTTGCGGGGCGGGGAGCCCATTCATCAAGACAGACGGCGCTGCTCCGGGTGGTGTCACTCGCACAAAACACCAGAAACAGAAAAGTTGCACATGACCAGCCATCTTCGTGAAGACGAGCAGCTAATCTTGCAGCTACTGCGAGGGAACGCCTCATCCTTGGCCTTCATGTGTGGCTAAATTCGAGAAATGGTCAACGTGCAAGAATAAGAGGCACTACGCTTGCATCTGCAGAAAGTTTGTCTAAGGACATCTCAGCACTTGAGTAAGAAACCTTGGTGCTCTCTTGATGCACTCACTCGCATCTTGGTGCTCTCAATCAACTAGCCGCTGCTCAGAACATCGGGCTTGTGGAAGTTGGCATCAACGGATTTCCATTGGTTGCGAAGGTCTACAAGGGGCTCAAATGTCCATTCTGCCAAATTCCTCTTTCTCCGGCATACCAAGAGCTGACCGCTTTTAGCACACCGATAAGGCAGTTCTGTTTCACAAGACTTCTCTTTGGCACCACGTCAGCGCTGAAATACTTTCAAAATCTTGTCCGAAACTCTCAGCGGATTAATTGGAGTGGTCAGTCACAAGGATGATATTATAGTTTTCGGCCATGACCAAGATGAGTAAACTGACATCTTGACGCGACGCTGAAGCATCTTGCTTCCTTGGGAATCACCCTGAACCACAGTGTTTTCAACGTTAATGAGGTGACTTTCCTGGGATGCGTCATCTACCGCCAGTGCATCCATCCTCACCCTAGAAATGTTGCAAGTCGCTTTCTCCGCCAAAAGGCGTAGCTGGAGCCTACAGACTTTTGAAAATGGTGAATCATCTGGCAAGGTTTCTGCGATAATTTCTTGGAAAAAATAGCAGTGCTTCGAGATCTCAACAAGACATCAGAGTGGACCTGGGAAGCCTGCCAAGAAGTAGCGTTCATGAACGTCAAAGACCTCCTTTGTTCCGAGAAGTGCTTAGGCAGGTATCACCCAGACTACCCTACAACACTGTCAGCAGATGCACCAGCCCGTGGCTTGGGTTCAGTCCTGCAACAGATATAGTAAAATGGATACGAGTACCCAGGTGCCCATGCCTTGAGATCCCTAACAAAGCCACAAAACGCACTATGCACAGGTCGAAAAGGAACCGCTGCCACTACCATTGGCAGCCGAACGGTTTGGAAGAATATATCCGTGGCTCCATGGCAGTATGTCGAACTGACCTTTGCTCGCCCTTCTCGGAAAGGCCTCTTTGGATTTGCTGCACCATGAATTCAATGCTTCTGCATGCGTCTAATGTGCTTCACATACACGATGCAGTGTATGCCAGGGAGAAGCCTTGGAACAACCGACTTTGTGTCCGGGGCGCCCATATCTAGTGACCTGGCAGCAGGAATGCTTTACCTAGGACGAAGTCGGTGCCTACGTACAGGGAGCTGCCATCGGGGTTCAAAATTCTGCCTTCGATTTGATCAAGCACGTAATGAAGAAATTTGCCAGGCCCTCTGTGGCTCTGTGTGCATGAATGGCCGGAAAAGCACAAAGTTCCTGCTCTTTTGTCATCATTCTGGCAGCACTGAGCAAGTCTGTACGTAAACAACGGCAACCTGCTATTCAGAATGCACTTGAAAGGGGAAATTCTCGCTCGCCTTCATGAAGGGCACCAAAAAATCAGCACTGCAGGACCAGAGCTGGGCAGTCTGCATGCTGGCTGGTATTATCCACTGAACTCCGTCGAGTCGCCTCTACGTGTGAAATCTGTGCCAAAACACTGCACCAAAATGCTTAGCCGCTCCTGCCAACATCCGCACCCAAGCTGGCTTGCAACATGGTGGGGATAGATCTCTTGCAACTTCGTGGCAAGCAGTACTTCACCTGTGTGGACTGCCACTCTCGGTACCAAAGATAGTGCTTTTAGTTTCCACAACAACAGATGTCCTAAACCACttcaagagcttttcactcaTCATGGCATTCATGTGACTGGTCTTGGACAAAGGCCCTTAGTTTTTGCACTCAGAGTGTGGAAAATTTGCAATGGCTTTATCAACATCACAAGCAGCCCGTTACGTCCATAAGCCAATGGGGAAGCAGAGCAAGCAGTGGGAACAAAACACCTGCTGAAGAAGACTGAAGACCATTATCTTGAGTTGTTGGCCTACAGGGAGACACTGGGACCGACAGTCAAAGAAAAACAGAGGCGAAATTTCAACCTTTGACACACTGCCAGAGAGCTCTGTAGCTTTGTACATCATTACGGGCGTGGCTTTGTGCAGTACGTGTGGTCGGGGCCTTTATGCGACACGCTGTTTGGTGCCATAAGTGTTTGTTCTATGTCTTCTTGAATTCTGCTCGTGATGGCTTGGCCATTTTTGCTTGCCCACTTGCACGTTTGCGTTTCGTCGATATAAACCGTCGCTGTGGGTCAATTTTTTGTTCGCTTGTACGCTTGACTGCGGCAGGTGCGCTGAGGCGATGTTCAGCCTCTCTGCAGTTTTCTCCAATAGTGGCTCAAGCCATGTGATGACTTCTTCATCTGGTTCCGTATCTTGCAGGTGTCCACGTATGGTGTCCAGCAGCTGCAGGCAGCGTCTTGGGCTCTTCATTGTAGctttctccttcagtgagcctAACGATGTTAGTGACGCCGTCAGGCTGTCCTCTGCTTCTTGTGCAGTTGGGTCCTGATAAGGTAAGACAAAAAGATGACATTGCAATGTGATCATTGTGTCAACACAAGCTGGAGCATGGAAGATAGTTATAGGTACAGTAACAAATTTACTTTTCCCACACTGTTAAACACTTCTTTTCCTTATTGGCCGTTTTTAAGGTAGGTATGCCTTTAATGGTTGCTTCGATTTTCCTGTCTGCCAGGTGCTGTCCATGTGTCCATACTTTTTGTTGGTCTGGTAAAACTCGAGaacgaagtggcagatgcctcttaAAGGAGGCTCCCCAGCCAATGGCATTGACCTATTTTCATGAAGCTGAGGTTAGTCCAATTCAGGCATGATTAATCCTTCGTCTGTCACCTCGTCAGGTTAACAACATCAGGGGATAATGGTTCAATGGTACTGGTTGCAGTGCCTCCTTTGAGGGCATTTGGCAATTTCATGAGTTGTAACACACTATAGTAAAACTGTAGCAGTTCACTCAAATTAAGTAACTCATAGGGCCCCAAATATCCCACCAGCTGACCGACCAGTATCCTTGGAATGTCTGATCCCGCCTTTTGTCTGCTCAGTCTTTCTTGTCACTTGCCCCTTGGCATGGGCAATTTTGTCACCTGTAGTCCAGCATGTTGGGAAAGGTACGTAATGCATCTCACTGCTATTGCCGCCTGCCATGTGCCAGATAGTACATATACGGACTTGGTGCAATTCGCAGAATGCTCCTCGCAGCTAAACCAGTGAATTGTTTGAGCTCAAATTTTTCACAGAAATGGGATTTGGTCCGCACAATTGTTTTATGCCACACTTATTGGGGTACTCGCCTGAAGCAATATGAAGTATGATATTTTCATTGCCTGTGGTGACGACGAAACGAAACTGGCTGCTCTGTCAGCAATTGCacccgtggcgccatctcgttggtCAGCCGTGAAGATTACGTGAAGGACGGTGTTTTTTGCGGGAAGTTTGAAGACT comes from the Amblyomma americanum isolate KBUSLIRL-KWMA chromosome 1, ASM5285725v1, whole genome shotgun sequence genome and includes:
- the LOC144129770 gene encoding uncharacterized protein LOC144129770, whose product is MHAVFKGGAEDGARNTPSPNEDPTAQEAEDSLTASLTSLGSLKEKATMKSPRRCLQLLDTIRGHLQDTEPDEEVITWLEPLLEKTAERLNIASAHLPQSSVQANKKLTHSDGLYRRNANVQQSALKDGSEYVPTVRVLGIQTDVVPPEPLPVTRFALWGMLSSALRCADR